The DNA window ACAGAgccttgcttttcatttttgctgCAGAAGTCCGGGGAGCTCTGCAGGTAGACCAGCTCGTTCTCCCTCACCGGCCTGATGTCGATATCTTTAGGTACCAGCTGCTTGCGTGTTCCCGTCGGCCTGTGGACCACTTTGGTGGCAGACAGGTACTTGGTCTTCAGGTCCATGGCGATTTCCCTCAGGTCCTGCAGGCCTCTCCAGCAGGTTCTTATGGAGCAGGAGCCGGACACACcatgacatttacatttcatcacCAGAGCTTCTCTCAGAACCTTTATATGAAGACAGAAGACAAGGAGGTTAGTTAGGGACTACAGTGTGTGCAAGTAAGATAGAGTGCAAGCAATGTACGCAAAACTGAcataaatagaattaaaattGAGACGTTTCAAAGGAAACAAGGTGTTTGCATTTTTCCACTTATGCTGAAAATTCTCACCTGTCTGCCGACCTCACTGTTGTGCAGGTGCATTAGTTTGTTGGCATGTGAGCCCGGGCGCTTCATCTTCATGGGAGCATCAGAGAATTTGGAGCCCATGAGCAATCCGTAGTGCAGGTTGTCGCCACAGCCTCCCCAGCGATAGCCAGGCTCGGGGATCTCCGCTGGGATGGGACCGCACGAACAGAGGCGCAGATCTCCAGAAGTGCACGCCCGCGCTATGGTGTGGCTGATGGTCGCGGCGGAGAGGGCGTAGACAAAAGCAGCCTCTCTTGTTCCTGCCAGAACAGACATCAAATTATTAAGGTGCGAAAAGTATCCAGGGTTTTTGTCGGCCATGGGCCTGCAACAATGAAATCAATTTAAGATAATTTTGTCTGCAAATACAGTCACTGGCCCCAACTGAAacctgattggcccctgaagtgcccctgtcctgtcagtactAAGTAAATATGaccatttaaacattttattttctaagcttttttgaaatatataatgTGCTAGAACAAGgaaagttttaaatatatttaatgtgtgtttgagcgTCTTTGCTCAAAGCAATAGAGTTAACAGTGAACAAGGAACAAATTAAATGTTCACCTtgctgaatcaggaattgtacATGTGTCAGTCTATAAAttagtatagtatagtttttATATAGTATAAGTATAGTACAGTATAAATTAGCCAAGCTGGAATTTGCAAAAAGGCTGTTTAGGACTTTGGTCTATTAATGATTAATAGTTGCTGGTTCTCTTTTTGGTTTCTAGCTAAACACTTTATCAATGAATAATTTCAGCTGTACTAATTATAATTAGTAGAATAATATATGTAAATTctgatatttttatttagatttagagGAGGCAAGAATCTACCTCCCTGCTGTCCATCTATTGTATTTACAAATCTCCCCCTTAGCTTTTCTATTGTCTCAAAAGAAAACGTACTGCCTGCACAAAGTGTATCAATCAAACACAGTCCATCAGTGGCCGTGCTGTATTGCAGAGTGAGCCCCGAATTAATCGGGGGTGATGTGCTACACTGAAAGCACATATGTTAAAGGCCATGGAGCAATTCAAAGTAAAGGGAAAAATCATGCATGACCGAGGGCTGGTTAGATCAAAGCTGTGCCGGGACAGAGATGAGCCATTTCCTGTTCAGAGACTGTTCATTTGGCAAAAGGCAGCTACGTCATTTCTCTGCACGGCTCCCCCAGCAAACTGACTCCAGC is part of the Paralichthys olivaceus isolate ysfri-2021 chromosome 15, ASM2471397v2, whole genome shotgun sequence genome and encodes:
- the wnt11 gene encoding protein Wnt-11, with the protein product MRSSSHVLPLSVLTVLLLSQVCSGIKWLALSHAPTSLHINQTQHCKMLPGLVSSQAQLCRSNLELMQTIIQAAREVKKTCQKTFADMRWNCSSIDVPIDAPKYRPDLDRGTREAAFVYALSAATISHTIARACTSGDLRLCSCGPIPAEIPEPGYRWGGCGDNLHYGLLMGSKFSDAPMKMKRPGSHANKLMHLHNSEVGRQVLREALVMKCKCHGVSGSCSIRTCWRGLQDLREIAMDLKTKYLSATKVVHRPTGTRKQLVPKDIDIRPVRENELVYLQSSPDFCSKNEKQGSVGTQDRQCNKTSLGSDSCDLMCCGRGYNPYSEKLVERCHCKYHWCCYVTCKKCERIVERYVCK